In a genomic window of Mycolicibacillus parakoreensis:
- the phoU gene encoding phosphate signaling complex protein PhoU gives MRTAYHEQLTGLTAQLADMCGLAGVAMERATQALLQADLVLAEQVITDHEQIAAMSTRAEENAFVLLALQAPVAGDLRAIVSAIQMVADIDRMGALALHVAKIARRRHPQHALPEEVNGYFAEMGRVAVELGNSAQEVLLSRDPEKAAQIGEEDDAMDDLHRHLFNVLMDREWKHGVAAAVDVTLLGRFYERFADHTVEVARRVIFQATGKFPDDDTLPPS, from the coding sequence ATGCGCACCGCCTACCATGAGCAGCTGACCGGGCTGACCGCGCAGCTCGCCGACATGTGCGGACTGGCCGGGGTCGCCATGGAACGCGCCACCCAAGCCCTGCTGCAGGCCGACCTGGTGCTGGCCGAGCAGGTGATCACCGATCACGAACAGATCGCGGCGATGAGCACCCGCGCCGAGGAGAACGCGTTCGTGCTGCTGGCCTTGCAGGCCCCGGTGGCCGGCGATCTGCGCGCGATCGTGTCGGCCATCCAGATGGTCGCCGACATCGACCGGATGGGGGCGCTGGCCCTGCACGTCGCCAAGATCGCCCGCCGCCGCCACCCCCAGCACGCCCTGCCCGAAGAGGTGAACGGGTACTTCGCCGAAATGGGCCGCGTCGCCGTCGAATTGGGCAACAGCGCCCAGGAGGTCCTGCTCTCCCGCGACCCGGAGAAGGCAGCCCAGATCGGCGAAGAGGACGACGCGATGGACGACCTGCACCGGCATCTGTTCAACGTGTTGATGGACCGCGAATGGAAACACGGCGTGGCCGCCGCCGTCGACGTCACCCTGCTGGGCCGGTTCTACGAGCGTTTCGCCGACCACACCGTCGAGGTGGCCCGCCGGGTCATCTTCCAGGCGACCGGGAAGTTCCCCGACGACGACACCCTGCCGCCGTCGTAG
- the dusB gene encoding tRNA dihydrouridine synthase DusB produces MRIGPITLASPVVLAPMAGVTNVAFRTLCRELERSLMGTVSGLYVCEMVTARALVERHPGTLHMTAFAPDESPRSLQLYTVDPAATYAAAKMIVEENLADHIDMNFGCPVPKVTRRGGGAALPYKRRLFGQIVAAAVRATADVDVPVTVKFRVGIDEAHHTHLDAGRIAEAEGAAAVALHARTAAQRYSGTADWTQIAALKEAVTTIPVLGNGDIFEARDALAMMAATGCDGVVIGRGCLGRPWLFAELSAAFTGAAAPTPPTLGEVARIIRRHGELLSAHFGEDKGMRDIRKHIAWYLHGLPAGSALRRSLALVRTLDGLDDLLARLDPTVAFPAAATGPRGRQGSPAKVALPEGWLSDPDDCAVPAGADIMHSGG; encoded by the coding sequence GTGCGGATCGGACCGATCACCCTGGCCAGTCCGGTGGTGCTGGCGCCGATGGCGGGGGTGACCAACGTCGCCTTCCGGACGCTGTGCCGGGAGCTGGAACGCTCGCTGATGGGCACCGTCAGCGGGCTGTACGTCTGTGAGATGGTGACCGCCCGCGCCCTGGTGGAACGCCACCCCGGCACCCTGCACATGACGGCGTTCGCCCCCGACGAGTCGCCGCGCTCCCTGCAGCTGTACACCGTGGACCCGGCGGCCACCTACGCGGCGGCGAAGATGATCGTCGAGGAGAACCTCGCCGACCACATCGACATGAACTTCGGCTGCCCGGTGCCCAAGGTCACCCGTCGCGGCGGCGGGGCGGCCCTGCCCTACAAACGCCGGCTGTTCGGCCAGATCGTGGCGGCCGCGGTACGGGCCACCGCCGACGTCGACGTGCCGGTGACGGTGAAGTTCCGGGTCGGGATCGACGAGGCGCACCACACCCATCTCGACGCCGGCCGCATCGCCGAGGCCGAGGGCGCCGCGGCGGTGGCGCTGCACGCCCGCACCGCCGCCCAGCGCTACTCCGGCACCGCGGATTGGACCCAGATCGCGGCGCTGAAGGAGGCGGTGACGACCATCCCGGTGCTGGGCAACGGCGACATCTTCGAAGCCCGCGACGCCCTGGCGATGATGGCCGCGACCGGCTGTGACGGGGTGGTGATCGGCCGGGGCTGTCTGGGCCGGCCGTGGCTGTTCGCCGAGCTGTCCGCGGCGTTCACCGGGGCGGCCGCGCCCACCCCGCCGACGCTGGGGGAGGTGGCGCGGATCATCCGCCGGCACGGCGAGCTGCTGAGCGCGCATTTCGGCGAGGACAAGGGCATGCGCGACATCCGTAAACACATCGCGTGGTATCTGCACGGCCTGCCCGCCGGATCGGCGCTGCGCCGGTCGCTGGCCCTGGTCAGAACCCTCGACGGCCTCGATGACCTGCTCGCCCGGCTCGACCCCACGGTCGCGTTCCCGGCGGCGGCCACCGGCCCGCGCGGCCGTCAGGGCTCCCCGGCGAAGGTGGCGCTGCCCGAGGGGTGGCTGAGCGACCCCGACGACTGCGCGGTGCCCGCCGGCGCGGACATCATGCACTCCGGTGGCTGA
- a CDS encoding LCP family protein has product MSDGDNAAAGRPVRAPWERWQLPPAAEPDAVYDYPEDPPPDSPDPDDNADTAEIPTGSHATGELTVAELIARIGGADAAAAPRRRRRGAAPADPEPDRTPPAAAQPDDPTADAVTEVFRALGAEAELPDLNRWVPQQEPAAPRRRRLPLRIGASRPARPRRPARPRRRMLAAGRVLAALIAVLSLTLTGGAWQWSASKNNSLNTVAALDFDSRDIVDPNGQFGDENFLIVGVDTRVGENGSMGAGGTDDADGARSDSIILVNIPANRKRVVAVSFPRDLAITPMYCQAWDPYTGEYGPIYDDETGAYGNDWIYSETKLNSTFSYGGPKCLVKAIQKLSGLQINRFLAIDFSGFAKMVDALGGVEVCTTTPLEDYELGTVLAHAGRQRIDGSTALNYVRARQVTTEINGDYGRIKRQQLFLSSLLRSLISSDTFFSLSKLNNVVNMFIADSYVDNVTTKDLVDLGQSVQGVSAGHITFVTVPTGETDENGDEPPRTADMRALFNAIIDDDPLPGEDPTVDPAAASSTTAPSPDADRIDALAEVPDAVTVQVSNSTEESGLAAAATSRLDNYDFDTLTPNDYITELATTTVFFSPGNERAAVTVASAFPGSVIKRDTGKGRVVQVVLGSDFHSVAAPAAPQTPVSVALSRASMTPPTDLPEDLTITNAGDTTCE; this is encoded by the coding sequence ATGAGTGACGGCGACAACGCCGCTGCCGGTCGGCCGGTCCGCGCGCCGTGGGAACGCTGGCAGCTCCCCCCGGCCGCCGAGCCCGACGCGGTGTATGACTACCCCGAAGACCCGCCCCCCGACTCCCCCGACCCCGACGACAACGCCGACACCGCCGAGATCCCGACCGGCAGCCACGCCACCGGGGAGCTCACCGTCGCCGAGCTCATCGCCCGGATCGGCGGGGCCGACGCCGCCGCCGCACCGCGGCGGCGCCGCCGCGGTGCGGCACCCGCCGACCCCGAGCCCGACCGCACGCCGCCGGCCGCGGCGCAACCGGACGACCCGACCGCCGACGCGGTCACCGAGGTGTTCCGGGCCCTCGGCGCCGAGGCGGAGCTGCCCGACCTGAACCGGTGGGTCCCGCAGCAGGAGCCCGCGGCGCCGCGCCGGCGGCGGCTGCCGCTGCGCATCGGGGCGAGCCGGCCCGCGCGCCCGCGCCGACCCGCGCGCCCGCGCCGGCGCATGCTGGCGGCGGGGCGGGTGCTGGCCGCGCTGATCGCCGTGCTGTCGCTGACGCTGACCGGCGGGGCCTGGCAGTGGAGCGCCTCGAAGAACAACAGCCTCAACACCGTCGCCGCGCTGGATTTCGACTCCCGCGACATCGTCGACCCCAACGGCCAATTCGGCGACGAGAACTTCCTGATCGTCGGCGTCGACACCCGGGTCGGGGAGAACGGCAGCATGGGCGCCGGCGGCACCGACGACGCCGACGGCGCGCGCTCGGACAGCATCATCTTGGTGAACATCCCCGCCAACCGCAAGCGCGTGGTCGCGGTCTCCTTCCCGCGTGATCTGGCGATCACCCCGATGTACTGCCAGGCCTGGGACCCCTACACGGGCGAGTACGGCCCCATCTACGACGACGAGACCGGCGCGTACGGCAACGACTGGATCTACTCCGAGACCAAGCTCAACTCGACGTTCTCCTACGGCGGCCCCAAATGCCTGGTCAAAGCGATCCAGAAGTTGTCGGGGCTGCAGATCAACCGGTTTTTGGCGATCGACTTCTCCGGGTTCGCGAAGATGGTCGACGCGCTCGGCGGCGTCGAGGTGTGCACCACCACCCCGCTGGAGGACTACGAGCTGGGCACGGTGCTCGCCCATGCCGGCCGCCAGAGGATCGACGGGTCCACCGCGCTGAACTACGTGCGGGCACGGCAGGTCACCACCGAGATCAACGGCGACTACGGCCGCATCAAACGCCAGCAGCTGTTCTTGTCGTCGCTGCTGCGCTCGCTGATCTCCAGCGACACCTTCTTCAGCCTCAGCAAACTCAACAACGTGGTCAACATGTTCATCGCCGACAGCTACGTCGACAACGTGACCACCAAAGACCTCGTCGACCTCGGGCAGTCGGTGCAGGGCGTCTCCGCCGGGCACATCACGTTCGTCACCGTGCCCACCGGCGAGACCGACGAGAACGGCGATGAGCCGCCCCGCACCGCCGACATGCGCGCGCTGTTCAACGCGATCATCGACGACGACCCGCTGCCGGGCGAGGACCCGACGGTCGACCCGGCGGCGGCCAGCAGCACCACCGCCCCGAGCCCGGACGCCGACCGCATCGACGCACTGGCCGAGGTGCCCGACGCGGTCACCGTGCAGGTCTCCAACTCCACCGAGGAATCCGGGCTGGCCGCGGCGGCCACCTCGCGGCTGGACAACTACGACTTCGACACCCTGACCCCCAACGACTACATCACCGAGCTGGCCACCACCACCGTCTTCTTCTCCCCCGGCAACGAGCGCGCCGCGGTCACCGTGGCGTCGGCGTTTCCCGGGTCGGTGATCAAACGCGACACCGGCAAGGGCCGCGTGGTGCAGGTGGTGCTCGGCTCCGATTTCCACTCGGTCGCCGCGCCGGCGGCCCCGCAGACCCCGGTCAGTGTGGCGCTCAGCCGCGCCAGCATGACCCCGCCCACCGACCTCCCGGAGGACCTGACCATCACCAACGCCGGCGACACCACCTGCGAGTAA
- the pstC gene encoding phosphate ABC transporter permease subunit PstC: MTTPNPADAGSGEIIAETTLPRPPRLTDPARAAKARLGDRVFRGVAVGSGAFIVALIASIGVFLLWRAIPALARNRENFFTYGGNWITTDTSAMHFGIAELLQVTVFVSVFALLLAMPVALGVAIYLTAYAPRRAVAPLSYLVDLLAAVPSIIYGVWGLYVLAPWLRPVALWLNDHLGGVFLFATGNASVAGGGTVFTGGMVLAVMILPIIAAVAREVFVQTPQGQIEAALALGATRWEVVRTTVLPFGRSGFISGAMLGLGRALGETIALLIILRGTQKAFGWSLFDGGFTFAAKIAATASEFNDQYKAGAYIAAGLVLFVLTFVVNAAARATIAAGNRR, encoded by the coding sequence ATGACCACACCCAACCCGGCCGATGCCGGTTCGGGCGAGATCATCGCCGAGACGACCCTGCCCCGCCCGCCGCGGCTGACCGATCCGGCCCGCGCCGCCAAGGCCCGCCTCGGTGATCGGGTCTTCCGGGGCGTGGCGGTCGGCTCGGGGGCGTTCATCGTCGCGCTGATCGCCTCGATCGGGGTGTTCCTGCTGTGGCGGGCGATCCCGGCACTGGCCCGCAACCGGGAGAACTTCTTCACCTACGGCGGCAACTGGATCACCACCGACACCTCGGCGATGCACTTCGGCATCGCCGAGCTGCTGCAGGTGACGGTGTTCGTGTCGGTGTTCGCGCTGCTGCTGGCGATGCCGGTCGCGCTCGGGGTGGCGATCTATCTCACCGCCTACGCGCCGCGGCGCGCGGTCGCGCCGCTGTCCTACCTGGTGGACCTGCTGGCGGCGGTGCCGTCGATCATCTACGGGGTGTGGGGGCTCTACGTGCTCGCGCCGTGGCTGCGCCCGGTGGCGTTGTGGCTCAACGATCACCTCGGCGGGGTGTTCCTGTTCGCCACCGGCAACGCCTCGGTCGCCGGCGGCGGCACGGTGTTCACCGGCGGCATGGTGCTGGCGGTGATGATCCTGCCGATCATCGCCGCGGTCGCCCGGGAGGTGTTCGTGCAGACTCCGCAGGGCCAGATCGAGGCCGCCCTGGCGCTGGGTGCCACCCGCTGGGAGGTGGTGCGCACCACGGTGCTGCCGTTCGGGCGCTCGGGGTTCATCAGCGGCGCGATGCTGGGGTTGGGCCGTGCGCTGGGGGAGACGATCGCGTTGCTGATCATCCTGCGCGGCACCCAGAAGGCATTCGGCTGGTCGCTGTTCGACGGCGGGTTCACCTTCGCCGCGAAGATCGCCGCCACCGCCTCGGAGTTCAACGACCAGTACAAGGCGGGCGCCTATATCGCCGCCGGGCTGGTGTTGTTCGTGCTCACCTTCGTGGTCAACGCCGCGGCGCGCGCCACCATCGCGGCGGGCAACCGCCGATGA
- the pstA gene encoding phosphate ABC transporter permease PstA, with product MTSLLDRPVKERTFAGLSRRRRFADRGATVLVTAAMLLALAPLVWVLYAVVSKGFTAVSTRTWWWHSQSGMTAFTAGGGAYHAIVGTVLQGLVCAALSIPIGIFVAVYLVEYGAGTRLGRLTTFMVDILTGVPSIVAALFIYALWVATLGFERSGLAVSLALVLLMIPVIVRSAEEMLNIVPIDLREASYALGVPKWKTIVRIVIPTSLSGIVTGVMLALARVMGETAPLLVLVGYAQSMNFDMLSGFMGSLPGMMYDETSAGAGTNPVPTDRMWGAGLTLILLIAVLNIAARLGARLLAPKKV from the coding sequence ATGACCTCGCTGCTGGACCGGCCGGTGAAGGAACGCACCTTCGCCGGGCTGAGCCGGCGCCGCCGGTTCGCCGACCGGGGCGCCACCGTGCTGGTCACCGCGGCGATGCTGCTGGCGCTGGCACCGCTGGTGTGGGTGCTCTACGCGGTGGTCTCCAAGGGGTTCACCGCGGTGAGCACCCGCACCTGGTGGTGGCACTCCCAGTCCGGGATGACCGCGTTCACCGCCGGCGGCGGGGCGTATCACGCCATCGTCGGCACCGTGCTGCAGGGCCTGGTGTGTGCGGCGTTGTCGATCCCGATCGGGATCTTCGTGGCGGTCTATCTGGTCGAATACGGTGCCGGCACCCGGCTGGGCCGGCTGACCACGTTCATGGTCGACATCCTCACCGGGGTGCCGTCGATCGTGGCGGCGCTGTTCATCTACGCGCTGTGGGTGGCCACCCTCGGTTTCGAGCGGTCCGGCCTGGCGGTGTCGCTGGCGCTGGTGCTGCTGATGATCCCGGTGATCGTGCGCTCGGCCGAGGAGATGCTCAACATCGTCCCGATCGACCTGCGCGAGGCCAGCTACGCCCTCGGCGTGCCGAAATGGAAGACGATCGTGCGCATCGTCATCCCCACCTCGCTGTCGGGCATCGTCACCGGGGTCATGTTGGCGTTGGCCCGGGTGATGGGCGAGACCGCGCCGCTTCTGGTGCTCGTCGGCTATGCGCAGTCGATGAACTTCGACATGCTCTCGGGGTTCATGGGATCGTTGCCCGGCATGATGTACGACGAGACCTCCGCCGGGGCGGGCACCAATCCGGTGCCCACCGACCGGATGTGGGGCGCGGGACTGACCCTGATCCTGCTCATCGCCGTGTTGAACATCGCGGCCCGCCTCGGCGCGCGGCTACTGGCGCCGAAGAAGGTGTAG
- a CDS encoding TetR/AcrR family transcriptional regulator produces MPPSQRRGRWSGVPLADRQALRREQLLAAGVRILGDAGGAPLTVRAVCRAAKLTERYFYESFSDRDDFVRAVYNDVGARAMAALTSATTARAAVEGFVALMVDDPVGGRVLLLGPELEPALARSGQEWMPNFIELLQRKLTLISDPVRQAMTATSLIGGLTALFVAYLNGRLQATRTEFIDFCVELLLTAVAPDPARSPAS; encoded by the coding sequence GTGCCACCGAGTCAACGCCGGGGCCGCTGGTCGGGCGTGCCGCTGGCCGATCGCCAGGCGCTGCGCCGCGAACAGCTGCTCGCCGCCGGCGTGCGGATCCTCGGAGACGCCGGCGGCGCGCCGCTGACGGTGCGCGCGGTCTGCCGCGCCGCGAAGCTGACCGAACGCTATTTCTACGAAAGCTTCTCCGACCGTGACGACTTCGTGCGCGCGGTCTACAACGACGTCGGCGCACGCGCCATGGCCGCCCTGACATCGGCGACCACCGCCCGCGCGGCCGTCGAGGGCTTCGTCGCGCTGATGGTCGACGACCCGGTGGGCGGCCGGGTGCTGCTGTTGGGCCCGGAGCTCGAGCCGGCGCTGGCCCGCTCCGGGCAGGAGTGGATGCCGAACTTCATCGAGTTGCTGCAGCGCAAACTCACCCTGATCAGCGACCCGGTGCGTCAGGCGATGACCGCCACCAGCCTGATCGGCGGGCTCACCGCCCTGTTCGTCGCCTACCTCAACGGCCGGCTGCAGGCCACCCGCACCGAATTCATCGACTTCTGCGTCGAGTTGCTGCTCACCGCGGTCGCCCCCGACCCGGCCCGCTCACCGGCGTCGTGA
- the pstS gene encoding phosphate ABC transporter substrate-binding protein PstS has translation MLVLSACGSDDNLGVDPDLIGVSIDCGGKDGLTAEGSTAQQNAIALFNQTWGRLCPGKRTAYNPTGSGAGREQFIAGQVDFAGSDSPLTERQRPAATQRCAGHPAWNLPLVIGPIALVYQLDGVDTLVLTPSVLADIFSGVVTTWSDPALRALNPDAPLPDLAITPISRSDSSGTTDNFQTYLDIAAADRWQGGTGTEFQGGVGEGAQKSAGVVQAVQATPGALGYVEKGFADQASLSYAAIDSGHGPVALTADSAARAVDAARFQGDGHDLRLDLDSLYGTAVPGAYPLVQTTYEIVCSGGYRPGTAAAVKSFLIAAAEHGQRHLVAAGYIALPERFQQRLVASIEAIQ, from the coding sequence ATGCTGGTGCTCAGCGCCTGCGGCAGCGACGACAACCTCGGTGTGGACCCCGATTTGATCGGGGTCTCGATCGACTGCGGCGGCAAGGACGGCCTGACCGCCGAGGGGTCGACCGCCCAACAGAACGCGATCGCCCTGTTCAACCAGACCTGGGGGCGGTTGTGCCCGGGCAAAAGGACCGCCTACAACCCGACCGGGTCGGGGGCCGGGCGCGAACAGTTCATCGCCGGCCAGGTCGATTTCGCCGGCTCGGACTCCCCGCTGACCGAACGCCAACGCCCCGCCGCGACGCAACGCTGCGCCGGACATCCGGCCTGGAACCTGCCGCTGGTGATCGGGCCGATCGCGTTGGTCTACCAGCTCGACGGGGTCGACACCCTGGTGCTCACCCCGAGCGTGCTCGCCGATATCTTCTCCGGGGTGGTCACCACGTGGTCGGACCCGGCGCTGAGGGCGCTCAACCCCGACGCGCCGCTGCCGGATCTGGCGATCACCCCGATCTCGCGATCGGACTCCTCGGGCACCACCGACAACTTCCAGACCTATCTGGACATCGCCGCCGCGGATCGCTGGCAGGGCGGAACCGGCACCGAATTCCAGGGCGGTGTCGGCGAGGGCGCCCAGAAATCGGCCGGGGTGGTGCAGGCGGTGCAGGCCACCCCCGGGGCGCTCGGCTACGTCGAGAAAGGGTTCGCCGATCAGGCGTCGCTGAGCTACGCCGCCATCGACAGCGGCCACGGCCCGGTTGCGCTCACCGCCGACTCGGCCGCGCGCGCCGTCGACGCCGCCCGGTTCCAGGGCGACGGCCACGATCTGAGGCTGGACCTGGATTCGCTGTACGGCACCGCGGTGCCCGGCGCCTACCCGTTGGTGCAGACCACCTACGAGATCGTCTGCTCCGGCGGCTACCGGCCCGGGACCGCCGCGGCGGTCAAGTCGTTTCTGATCGCCGCCGCCGAGCACGGTCAGCGCCACCTGGTCGCCGCCGGCTACATCGCCCTGCCGGAGCGGTTCCAACAGCGGCTTGTAGCGTCGATCGAAGCGATCCAGTAA
- a CDS encoding acyl-ACP desaturase, producing the protein MSAEPTDLQLMYDLEPVAEKYVNRHLEMAKDWNPHDYIPWSDGKNFYALGGQDFHPEQAKLSDVAQVAMVQNLMTEDNLPSYHREIAMNMGMDGAWGTWVNRWTAEENRHGIALRDYLVVTRNVDPVELEKLRIEQVTRGFSPGQNQQGELFAESLFDSIMYVTFQELATRISHRNTGRACQETVADKLLARISHDENLHMIFYRDLSAAGMDMAPNRAMHSLHTILRNFKMPGYTVPGFRRKAVMIAVGGVYDPRIHLDDVVMPVLKKWRIFEREDFTGEAAAQRDDLAVLVEELNEAADKFEEQKQRRIAREQKTGRRTSAQEVLATAGTLTLSRR; encoded by the coding sequence ATGTCGGCTGAACCTACCGACCTGCAGTTGATGTACGACCTCGAGCCGGTCGCCGAGAAGTACGTCAACAGGCACCTGGAGATGGCCAAGGACTGGAACCCGCACGACTACATCCCCTGGTCGGACGGGAAGAACTTCTACGCGCTCGGCGGGCAGGACTTCCACCCCGAGCAGGCCAAGCTCTCCGACGTCGCCCAGGTCGCGATGGTGCAGAACCTGATGACCGAGGACAACCTGCCCTCGTATCACCGCGAGATCGCGATGAACATGGGCATGGACGGCGCCTGGGGTACCTGGGTGAACCGCTGGACGGCCGAGGAGAACCGGCACGGCATCGCGCTGCGCGACTACCTGGTGGTGACCCGCAACGTCGACCCGGTCGAGCTGGAGAAGCTGCGCATCGAGCAGGTGACCCGCGGGTTCAGCCCCGGCCAGAACCAGCAGGGCGAGCTGTTCGCCGAGAGCCTGTTCGACTCGATCATGTACGTGACGTTCCAGGAGCTGGCCACCCGGATCTCGCACCGCAACACCGGGCGGGCCTGCCAGGAGACCGTCGCCGACAAGCTGCTGGCCCGCATCTCCCACGACGAGAACCTGCACATGATCTTCTACCGGGATCTCAGCGCCGCCGGCATGGACATGGCACCCAACCGCGCGATGCACTCGCTGCACACCATTCTGCGGAACTTCAAGATGCCCGGATACACCGTGCCCGGCTTCCGGCGCAAGGCGGTCATGATCGCCGTCGGCGGCGTCTACGACCCGCGGATCCACCTCGACGACGTGGTGATGCCGGTGCTGAAGAAGTGGCGCATCTTCGAACGGGAGGACTTCACCGGCGAGGCGGCCGCCCAGCGCGATGACCTCGCGGTGCTGGTCGAGGAGCTCAACGAGGCCGCCGACAAGTTCGAGGAGCAAAAACAGCGCCGGATCGCCCGTGAGCAGAAGACCGGGCGCCGCACCTCCGCCCAAGAGGTCCTCGCCACGGCGGGCACGCTCACGCTCTCCCGCCGGTAG
- the pstB gene encoding phosphate ABC transporter ATP-binding protein PstB, with product MAKRLDLKELNIYYGEFHAVADVSLAVAPRSVTAFIGPSGCGKSTVLRTLNRMHEVVAGARVSGSVLLDGEDIYDPNVDPVGVRKAIGMVFQRPNPFPTMSIRDNVVAGLKLQGVRSRRLLNETAEHSLRGANLWNEVKDRLDKPGGGLSGGQQQRLCIARAIAVQPDVLLMDEPCSALDPISTMAIEDLIAKLKEDYTIVIVTHNMQQAARVSDQTAFFNLEAVGKPGRLVEIDDTEKIFSNPAQRATEDYISGRFG from the coding sequence GTGGCCAAAAGGTTGGACCTGAAGGAACTCAACATCTACTACGGCGAGTTCCACGCGGTCGCCGACGTCTCGCTGGCGGTGGCGCCGCGCAGCGTGACGGCGTTCATCGGCCCGTCCGGGTGCGGCAAGTCCACGGTGCTGCGCACGCTCAACCGCATGCACGAGGTGGTCGCCGGGGCGCGGGTGTCCGGTTCGGTGCTGCTCGACGGTGAGGACATCTACGACCCCAACGTCGACCCGGTCGGGGTCCGCAAAGCGATCGGGATGGTCTTCCAGCGACCGAATCCGTTCCCCACCATGTCGATCCGCGACAACGTGGTGGCGGGGCTGAAACTGCAGGGGGTGCGCAGCCGCCGGCTCCTCAACGAGACCGCCGAACACTCGCTGCGCGGGGCGAACCTGTGGAACGAGGTCAAAGACCGGTTGGACAAACCCGGTGGCGGGCTCTCCGGCGGGCAGCAGCAACGGCTCTGCATCGCGCGGGCGATCGCGGTGCAGCCCGACGTGCTGCTGATGGACGAGCCGTGTTCGGCGCTCGATCCGATCTCGACGATGGCGATCGAGGACCTCATCGCCAAGCTCAAGGAGGACTACACCATCGTCATCGTCACCCACAACATGCAGCAGGCCGCCCGGGTCAGCGACCAGACCGCGTTTTTCAACCTCGAGGCGGTCGGCAAGCCGGGACGGCTCGTCGAGATCGACGACACCGAGAAGATCTTCTCCAACCCGGCGCAGCGCGCCACCGAGGATTACATCTCCGGGCGGTTCGGCTGA
- a CDS encoding oxygenase MpaB family protein produces the protein MTQDTSQATPLTSESNPATTGGCPVSASGYDTVPLGPESLTWKYFGDWRGMLQGPWAGSMQNMHPQLGAAVEEHSIFFQERWPRLMRSLYPIGGVVFDGDRAPQTGAEVRDYHVTIKGVDAQGRRYHALNPDVFYWAHATFFVGTLIVGDWLCGGLSEAEKRQLFDEHIQWYRMYGMSMRPVPETWEDFQEYWDYMVREVLEDNKATRDVLDLSTLDKPPFMPWLPTWLWNLQRRMVNPLFIWVTVGLYDQPVRDLLGYEWSARDAWLHRQFGKAVNAVFTLVPRRYRMHPRGRTGWDRATGRIPADAPLVHTPARNLPPLEHRDSPIHYCPKV, from the coding sequence GTGACCCAAGATACGTCCCAGGCCACACCGCTGACCAGCGAGAGCAACCCCGCTACCACCGGCGGCTGCCCGGTCTCCGCCTCCGGCTACGACACCGTTCCGCTCGGCCCGGAGTCGTTGACCTGGAAATACTTCGGGGACTGGCGCGGCATGCTGCAGGGGCCCTGGGCGGGATCCATGCAGAACATGCACCCGCAGCTGGGCGCGGCGGTCGAGGAGCACTCCATCTTCTTCCAGGAGCGCTGGCCGCGGCTGATGCGCTCGCTGTACCCGATCGGCGGGGTGGTCTTCGACGGGGACCGGGCCCCGCAGACCGGCGCGGAGGTGCGCGACTACCACGTCACCATCAAGGGCGTCGATGCGCAGGGGCGGCGCTACCACGCGCTGAACCCCGACGTCTTCTACTGGGCGCACGCCACCTTCTTCGTCGGCACCCTGATCGTGGGCGACTGGCTGTGCGGCGGGCTCAGCGAGGCCGAGAAGCGCCAGCTGTTCGACGAACACATCCAGTGGTACCGGATGTACGGGATGAGCATGCGCCCGGTGCCCGAGACCTGGGAGGACTTCCAGGAGTACTGGGATTACATGGTCCGCGAGGTGCTCGAGGACAATAAGGCCACCCGCGACGTGCTGGACCTGTCCACCCTGGACAAGCCGCCGTTCATGCCGTGGCTGCCCACCTGGCTGTGGAACCTGCAGCGACGGATGGTCAACCCGCTGTTCATCTGGGTGACCGTGGGGCTCTACGACCAGCCGGTGCGCGACCTGCTCGGCTATGAGTGGTCGGCGCGCGACGCGTGGCTGCATCGGCAGTTCGGCAAGGCGGTCAACGCGGTCTTCACGCTGGTGCCGCGCCGCTACCGGATGCACCCGCGCGGGCGGACCGGCTGGGACCGCGCCACCGGCCGCATCCCGGCGGATGCGCCGCTGGTGCACACCCCGGCGCGCAACCTGCCGCCGCTGGAGCACCGCGACAGCCCGATTCACTACTGCCCGAAGGTCTGA